A single region of the Salmo salar chromosome ssa16, Ssal_v3.1, whole genome shotgun sequence genome encodes:
- the LOC106573540 gene encoding AP-1 complex subunit mu-1, whose translation MSASAVYVLDLKGKVLVCRNYRGDVDMSEIEHFMPILMDREEEGNLSPILAHGGVRFMWIKHNNLYLVATSKKNACVSLVFSFLYKIIQVFSEYFKELEEESIRDNFVIIYELMDELMDFGYPQTTDSKILQEYITQEGHKLDTGGPRPPATVTNAVSWRSEGIKYRKNEVFLDVIESVNLLVSANGNVLRSEIVGSIKMRVFLSGMPELRLGLNDKVLFENTGRGKSKSVELEDTKFHQCVRLSRFENDRTISFIPPDGEFELMSYRLNTHVKPLIWIESVIEKHSHSRIEYMIKAKSQFKRRSTANNVEIHIPVPTDADSPKFKTTVGSVKWIPENSEVVWSIKSFPGGKEYLMRAHFGLPSVEAEDKEGKPPISVKFEIPYFTTSGIQVRYLKIIEKSGYQALPWVRYITQNGDYQLRTQ comes from the exons GTTCTGGTTTGCCGTAACTACAGAGGAGATGTGGACATGTCAGAGATTGAGCACTTTATGCCTATCCtcatggacagagaggaggagggtaacTTATCCCCTATCCTGGCCCACGGAGGTGTCCGCTTCATGTGGATCAAACACAACAACCTGTACC TTGTAGCAACGTCTAAGAAAAATGCTTGTGTCTCATTGGTCTTCTCTTTCCTCTACAAAATTATTCAG GTTTTCTCAGAGTATTTTAAGGAGTTGGAAGAGGAGAGTATCAGAGATAACTTCGTCATCATCTATGAGTTGATGGATGAGTTGATGGACTTTGGCTACCCCCAGACCACTGACAGCAAGATCCTTCAAGA GTACATCACCCAAGAGGGGCACAAGTTAGACACGGGGGGCCCGCGCCCCCCTGCAACCGTCACCAACGCAGTGTCCTGGAGGTCAGAGGGCATCAAGTACAGGAAGAACGAAGTCTTCCTGGACGTCATTGAGTCTGTTAATCTTCTG GTCAGTGCGAATGGTAACGTGCTGCGCAGTGAGATCGTGGGCTCCATCAAAATGCGGGTGTTCCTGTCAGGGATGCCCGAGCTGCGTCTGGGGCTCAACGACAAAGTTCTCTTTGAGAACACTGGCC GAGGGAAGAGTAAATCAGTGGAGCTGGAAGACACGAAGTTCCACCAGTGTGTGCGTCTGTCCCGCTTTGAGAATGACCGCACCATTTCTTTCATTCCTCCTGATGGAGAGTTTGAGCTCATGTCCTACCGCCTCAACACACAC GTGAAGCCCCTGATCTGGATTGAGTCTGTGATAGAGAAACACTCCCACAGCAGGATCGAGTACATGATCAAG GCTAAGAGTCAGTTCAAGAGGCGGTCCACAGCCAACAATGTGGAGATCCACATTCCAGTTCCCACAGACGCCGACTCACCCAAGTTCAAGACCACGGTGGGCAGTGTCAAGTGGATCCCAGAGAACAGCGAGGTCGTCTGGTCCATTAAGTCATTCCCG GGGGGTAAGGAGTATCTGATGAGGGCCCACTTCGGTCTGCCCAGTGTGGAAGCAGAGGACAAGGAGGGGAAGCCCCCCATCAGTGTCAAGTTTGAGATCCCCTACTTCACTACTTCTGGCATCCAG GTGCGCTACCTGAAGATCATTGAGAAGAGTGGCTACCAGGCTCTGCCATGGGTTCGATACATCACACAGAACGGGG ATTACCAGCTCCGAACCCAATAG